aatttcttcttcaacttgtccttcttcttccttagatccaacacaacattttcaatacacacttcaacttcttcactctTCCTTTGTAAGCTTCCTTCCATTTTGAAATCTCCTTCATCAACCCATTCAAAGAAGTTACAGCTTGAATTACTCTGCAAATGAAAATTACAAATCACCAATACAATAttcaacacaataaataaagggtttaattgcttgttttgtccccagttttgttgaagtgtgtcaagtttgtcaattcttttaaaaaagttgcaAGTTCGTCCACAcgtggtttaaaagtgtcaattgcatCCTAACGTtgaaaaatttgcatcaatgaagtCCTCTCCGTTAAATATAGACTAACAGTGTTAACTGATTGATGATTTGGCAGTAGAGAATTTAAACGTGACAAAAGAGTGGCAATATTGGTAATGACGTGTGAATGAAATGTTGGGTGACATGGAATTACAGTTTCAACTTACACGATTCCTAATATCAACTTGCAAGATTCCCAATTTCCCAATTCTGATTATCCTTCTGGGTCTTTATTAGTTTTCGCTCCTTGCATATTGTTCCCGGAAACCCTATACCGTGAATCAATAGAAAACCCAAATCACGAACTCATAACCACCCAAAAAGCAGAACAAGCTCAACAACCCTAATTTCAATCATCTTAATTCCAATTACATAAGAGAAATCTCCCTAATTTGCAAGAACAGGTTGGAAACCCTAACCTTCTCAATCGGAATCCTAATCCTAAAATTAGCGAAACCCAGACTTGCGCCGTGAAACCCAAAAAGATTTCCATAAATCAGAACCCTTGCGCCGTGAACTCGTCGGAGGGTAAAACATTCACGCCTTTAACCGCAAACCCTGGTCTTCTTCCCCATGAAACGGGTTCAAAGAATAACCTTCACGCTGCAAGTTGCCAGATCCCAGAATCATCTACCACTGCCTCCGCAATCAAAATGGCCACAGCGCAAAGCTCCCCTGCCACATCGCTACCGAGATCCTTCTCGGCAGCACCCCTGGCGGTGCTACATCGTTGACTCTTCCCTCTTCACCAAAACCATCCTCCCCGGAAAGGGAATCATCAGTTATGTCAACGGCAAGGGCCCAACTGCCCTTGAAATCCCCGAGGCTCCCATCGGTCGGGCATGGTCTCTCAATCAGTGTCGCTCTTTCCGTTGGAACCTAACTACCAAGTGTCGCAACCAGTACAGTCGCGCCGTCCATCATCGCTGACGAGGGTTTCCATCAGCGACGTCAACGCAGACAAAGCCATGGCCTCCACGTCGTCCATCGCGCCTAAAGCAAGAATCATTTCCCCTTCCTCATCGACAACGACTAGAATCACTTTGACGCATCTCCTCAACAGATGCCTTCTTTCTAGTATCATCAAGCATCTTCATACGAAGTTTCACCTAATGCCATGTCACCCAACATTTCATTCACACGTCATTACCAATATTGCCACTCTATTGTCACGTTTAAATTCTCTACTGCCAAATCATCAATCAGTTAACACTGTTAGTCTATATTTAACGGAGAGGacttcattgatgcaaatttttcaACGTTAGGatgcaattgacacttttaaaccacgTGTGGACGAACTtgcaacttttttaaaagaatggacgaacttgacacacttcaacaaaactggggacaaaacaagcaattaaacctaaataaagCTTTTATTCTCACTTACtgcccaatttctacatctataaaatagtctccctttgttcttcaatgtagttgccttcaacaacaacaatcttTCCCCAGAACCACAGTTTTTTGAAGCTAAGTCAGAGGATCCACATGTTTGGGACATTCCAGAACCTATGCTCCTTGGTGTGCAACCTCCTCTATCACCTTTCATTTCCCTTCAAAAGTGATTAACAAAGAAAATCAAGTTCGAAACCAAAACCCTTCAACAAAACCCTATATCCCCAAATCCATCCAtcattttaaaccaaaacaGAGACGAATATGAACTTACGTGCCCAACTCCACCAATGCCGATGAAGGTGATATCGAAGCTTGAACCTTGACTTCGTCTTTGCTCAAATCCTTCAGACAACACTTTGCAGTGAAAATAATAAACCAAACTTTACCAATGTTGGATTAAATTTGCATTTCAGCTGTAACAACACCTGGACAGATACGTTAGAACACGTGGACAGAGACgttagacacatcagcaaatatttaacggtgttagttttcgaggactaaaaccaaagtttcgaaaagattGAGGatcaaattgtaccttattttgaaagagggacgaaaaccagaaacgaccaatagtttagggactaaaaacatatttaaccctattgaATATGTGCTCGAGTGATCTAAGTAGTGTTAGCACTTTCCTTCCCAACAAAGACCGTCGTAGGCAACAGTTAATGTCGTATTTGGTGCATACTAATCGATGTTGTGACATTATTCGGATGGGTCCAGAGGCATTTATTAGTCTCTGTGAAGGACAACTGGGTTAGTTAAAGACGTCATTCACTCGACAGTGGAGGAACAAGTAGCgcaatttcttcatataattgagCATAATGTTAAGAATCGAAGTGTCGCATTTTTCTTCCATCAATCTGGAGCGACGGTTAGCAAACACTTTCACAATGTGTTGGATGCTATTTTATCTCTAGAATCAGAATTTTTAACTCAGCCATCAGGAGACGAGGTTCATCCATATGTCTTAAACAATAATCGGTTTTATCCTTACTTTAAGGTAATCATATGAATTTGTCAGTTTTGATGTAAATTTACGAAATGATGTTTATGTTATGCAGTTGTATGATGACTTCTTAATTGGATGTTTAGGATTGCTTAGGGGCCATAGATGGTACTCATGTTCGTGTAAGGGTACCAAGAACAGATGCTCCGAGATTTCgtggaagaaaagattggccaactcAAAATGTGTTTGCCGCATGTGACTTTGAAATGAACTTCACATACGTTCTAGCTGGGTGGGAAGGCACAACATCTGATTCTAGAATCTTAAAAAATGCTCTTGATAGAGATGATCTGTTGGTCATCCCCCAAGGTAATTTTATCCCATTGGGATGTTATGATTGGTTGTTTATTAGTTAGTAAATGCTGATGTTATGCATTATTGTAGGAAAGTACTATCTTGGCGACGCTGGATTTATGCTTAAAAGTACGGTTATGACACCATACAGAGGTGTCAGATATCATCTTAAAGAATTCACACGCAGAGGACCACAAAATGCATGCGAGCTCTTTAACCATAGACATTCATCATTGAGAAATGTTATTGAAAGAACATTTGGTTTGTTGAAGAAAAGGTTTCCTATCATTGCAAGTAGCACTGAACCACATTATGGATTGGAGACAATGACAGACATTATTTTAGCTTGTTGTATCCTACACAACTTTATCCGTGGAGTTGATAACGATGACCCATTGCTTAATGAGGTTGATAATGAGTTAAATGAAAGGGAAGAGCATAATGTGTCATCTTCTCAAGTTCGAGAAGATGATTATAGGGTTGGTAGTACTATTAGAGATGCCATTGCTGATGAAATGTGGCGAGATTATCAAAATTCATAGTTATTGTAATTGATAGTTTTTTATGACTCTGTTCTTTGAATATGACATGTACTTGGTTTTATGATTAACTGAACTTCACTTGTTACCATTTTCTTTATGAAATAGGAATAATATGGACAGGGGTAAGGGAACAACCATTGAGTCATCTGCTGGTACACGAGAGTTCATTAAATGGACTGAGGACATGGATGCTAGGCTTTTGCATTCTATGATCAAGGAGACTCGTTTGGGTAATAGGATTGATGGCATCTGGACCACCCAAGCGTATAATAACATGGTTCAATACCTTCATAGTTGTGGTTATGTTAAtgttagtaaaaataatgtcaaaaatCGTCAAAAGGTATTGAAAGACAGATGGTGTGAGGTTCATGACATCTTTGGTGGATTGAGCGGATTTGGTTGGAATGCCGTAACTATGAGATTTGAAGCTGAGGACGAAGTGTGGGCTGACCTCATTCAGGTATTTGTTAAATATTCAGACACGATAGATTTTTCAAATACATAAGTTCAACCACTATCTGTTTCATGTATGTTATTTCAGTCGAGGCCAAGTGCAACAAAGTGGAGAGTGAATAGCATCAGACACTACGATTTAATGGTGGAGTTATGGGCTACGGATCGAGCAACTGGGAGTGGTGTAAGGACCGCTCGATAAGCGCATCATCAGCGAGTTGGGCCTCGTGTACAGGTTGATCTGAATCAGAATATGGAGTACATTCTTGAAGAGCCTACCTATCAGGAGTATAGAGACCCAACTCCACCATCACCTCCTCCATCCGTGGATGAGTATAGTCCAGGGCAGACTCAATCTGTGCCACCCGTTCCATCTGGAGGAACATCATCCTCACGAGGTTCCAAAAGGAAGGCACCTATGGTCGATGTGATAGATGCACAATTTGATAAGTTGACCACCAGCCTCGATGGTTTCACAAATGTACTTGACTCTATAAATGTTCACTTCGGTGTAATTTCTGGTGCTGTCGTGCGTCAAGTCTCAGCAATGGAAGATAGAAATCAAATACTCCGTCGCAGCtccacatacacatacacaaaGGGCGACATTTATGAAATGTTAAGTGCTATGAATATTGCTGATGAAAACTTGCTCAATCAATGTTATAATTTCTTATGTTCAAACCCCACATGTACAAAGAGGTTAATGAGACTTCCACCGCACAAGAGGTGGAACAAGTTATGTAAAATGATATCGGGTGGTGAATGTTAGAATGTTTTGCTTACTTTCTAGTTATGTTTCTCAATTATACTATTACATCTTGGCCTTCATCCATGTTCAATATTGAAGTTAAGGTTATGGTTATGATCTAATGATTTGtctttaattattgttattattaatattctttaatttgTTATGACTTAACTTGTGGATGTTTTTATGTATGgttttgttgaagaaattgtTAAATGGCCTTATCATCAAGCAAAAGGCCTAGAAAAAATCGTAAAGGAAAAGAATCTGTAACTCATCCAAAAGATGCAGCCAATGTCAGACCATCTATTGCAGAACAATTAGATCAACGTCGTTTCTTCAGTCATAGCCATCAGATGGAAAACTACGCAGCTGATTTCTACACAAGGAATATTGTTGTcccaaaaataatgaattttgaataattttccggttcaaacttattttttacTCATCATCTTCTGTTTCAAGGAGTGGTTGAATTTGTGACGTTGCAAGCACCCTTCTATCCGGATTTGATCaaagttttttattcaaatctgaaGATTTCTAGTAATGGATATTTGGTCAGTGAGGTCAACAAGACAAGAATTAGATTGAAACCTGCTGATTGGTTAAATGTTGCTAATATGAAGTATGAGGGTCAAAAATTGTGTTATTCAACTATCCCAGACGACTTTTCCTATGATCGGGATATGGCATTAGCTACTATGGTTAAACCAGAAATGCAGGGTGAACGTGTTAAAACAGTTGGATCTTTGAATATTAATGATAGACTTATGCATTATGTTATTGTGCACATGTTGACTCCACGACCTGCAAATTTTGCAAGGGTATTGCAGGAGGATATCTTTATGATATgggtgcttaaaaataatatagttatcAATTGGCCTCATTACATCATGCAGCATATGCTTAAATGCATGATCGGTGACACACCCCTTCCGTACAATGTCCTTATCACCCAAATCATGCAATATTGTGGAGTGAATGTTGATGTTGATGCCACCACTCATATTGGGACCATacatcatttttcaattaattctttgaagaggttgaatattgttaatgtcaaTGGTGTTTAGCAACACAATGTCGgcgatgatgaagaagaagaacaaccaCACCATCATGCCAACCCTATGGAACCTCCTCCACATCTTTCAAATCCTAATATGATGACTCAAATGTGGGAGGGGGTACAAGACTTGCAACACAAAATGCAGGGTATGGAACAAATGTAGGTGCAGGTTCAACATATTGAAAATAACTTGACAAACCTATTTCTCGACATGAACCGACAATTTGCTCAATTGAATCAAAATGTTAACTTAATTCTTCACcatttagatgattaagttGCTTACTATTCTGTCAGTGTATTACATGACCTTTTTATTGTACCTGACTTATGTAATTGATTGCTTACAAACCTCACTCAAGCAATTTCATCATTatctattacaaatatatttctatgttaTTATGTTCGcagtttttatattatgttatgtaATAGTATAACTTCGTTTAATTATCGccttcattaaaaattaataaatctcacttccataacaaataaattcatactaCTTGGaactaaattatattcaaaacaaatactacattttaaaaaaaattcattttactaaattataatttaattaatttttataaattatttttaattttttactcttaataaaaaattttacaaataaatataacataaacaaatatcattttatatcacCTTAATacctaggggcattttggtaatctttaatttctaccaattaaacaaattttttaaaactgtcatatcaatcaaatcctacactaattctcacaaactttatttctaaatccactctcaattacctccaaatccactcaaataaacacacaaaattaccctcaaatccactcaatcactctcccccaaatcatcacccccaagtgaacacacccttaatgtattataaactaatatttgATTTCTTATCAATATTTGGACCTTTTGATAGAAATATTACTTCTATATATATTGACAAGATTAAATGTTCGTTAGATAAATGAAGTATTAGAATTGctaaaattaataactttttaaattcaatattctTAAAACTTATACTCAGAAATTGAATCTGTAATTGCCTAAacctttgtttttgtttattctttaaGAGAGAGGTAAAGAATGTGTGGACAAAAAGatacttatgttttattttaaaagtagtaattttaagtttaatttaattttataaaatcaatttttataagataaaatttatatttctatacatattacatattaataaataattcaataataatttaataataaataaaataataaatttaacaaacaattaatgataacatatgattttaatattatattaaaaaataaattttaaatttaatttaatcttataaaatcaatttatatttatatatatatatatatatatatatatattataaattgattttatttttaattaatataaaacttttatttttaattaatataaacttttaGCGAAAAGATATAtgcttaaataaaaatatataataataaattcacatatatttaatattaaaattatgcttaatttaaatatattactttaacctttttaaatttattggtAAAATTCATTACAATACACATATTTCTCTTTAATAACATGAGATTCCAGAGAAAAGAGatgtatatattaataataagttaggattttaaaataaacaattaaataataaattatctttattatttcatatgaaaaaaataagtataatagTTAAATATTCCTTGGTTAACGATGAGTTCCATGCATAATATATCTCTTGTGAGTAGTCTCTTCTCTTTCTCATAACATTATCAACCTCTATGTCTTGCCTGAGAACAAAGACACGCATCCTCAAAGAAAAAACCATGAATTTGGGAAAGAACAAAATGTGAAAAACTGAACAGAACATAAACCATGCATATCTTTGAACGGCTCGTGATATGAACCGACACATTCGATATCTCGACATTGGGAAATTAAGTCCAAAAACAACAGAAGGAGATATTATGGATATGTCGAAAACAACCCTTGAATAAGGTTGGGTTTATGTTTGTTAGGGTTTAAATGAAAACGATAAAAGAGTTTGAATTCAAAGGGTGGTGGAAGAAACCCATTGATTGAAATTGATGTTGGACCCCAGCATGATGGATAATCAATTTAACAGATTTTATTGGGATGACTTCAAAgttttaatgtatttaattaattatatggtTGTGTTCAGGAGAGCAAACGTGGACGAGTCATACACAATGAATATAAAGTACATCATCTTTAGCAAATTGATGTTTAAACAAGAGGTAATGATAGCATGACCCATGTAAGGTTGGGTTTGATTagtgtaaaatgaaaaattaaaatgtgtttatttattcacctaaaatcaattaaaattatactcTGCAATGAAAACAATGCTTCCGACCTACACTTCAAAAGCTATGCAAATGTAAATCCAACAAGTTTTTTACACAGATGATTTTGCGTTCATTTTATagactttttatttttgaagttgtAAGCTTAACGACTAAGATTTCTTCACATTGGAATTTTGGAATCACAAGAAAGTGGCctttatattatacaaaaatctGCTTTTTCAGAGATAAATATACAGTATATATCTCCTATCTGAATTGCTTTGATGGCATCTTCCACCAATGagttagttttagtttttttcttttataagcaTATTATTCATATGGAATATTTATTGGCTTTTTTGgataactaatatttatttagaaaactgattgactattttttttatggataatGTATTTTACAAAGacttcaaacattttttaaaaatatttaacttttgatCTTTTTAATATTAGACCTCTTCTTCATTACTTGTCTTTGTAGAAGATATTTCACACTCAAGTCTCTCACAtcagtaaaataataaatgtgtaactaataaaaaacaaacgtaaattatattctttataataagagctatttataatattttttatggagTTTATGGGTCCAATAGTGTATTCACCTTGAACGTTTGATCTTACTTTAAAGACAACTACATAGTAGTCTATGCATCATAAGTATCAGTATAAGAAATCAAGTAATCTGTCTAATAATAGTCACTTACCATACAAATTGAACATGTTTAAGTGCAAATAGTGAGGATGTATTCATTTATGTAATCTGCGGTGCATTGTCTGAGAACTAAAACCGTATGGATATAGTCGAAGAATACTTAACCACATACAGTACAATTATTATTTAGACTTcaattatactaaaattaaataaagaaaacctaagtgtaaaaatataacttgactcaaaatttgagatcctttaaaatataataactaaaattatagaaagaaatataaaaactatGGATACAAAAATAGacattaaaattacaatttaataaaatggaaaaaaaatgaaaaccgTGCATTAATAAATAGGGAGTGTAAATAGTATCTTCTCACTGTGATGAGAAAGATTGGGCTATGGTGTTAGAAATTTCTGGGTCAATGGCCATTCGTGTCATTGCTGATATCAGCCcaatgtatatttaaaattagaagtgAACTTTATGAGGTAATTTTTGgaattaattaagataaatcattttaagttttttcttaagttattttaaaatattcagatgtaatttatttatccaactaactgttatagGTAATTAGTATTTGTAATGGTCAATACTTGGATAGCTTGGATAGCTTTAATTTATCTCAAtgttttataatgttatttaataaaaatatttgttttattgaaattaatatgataacaaaattctattaatgaaatataattaatatactttttagtTGAGAGAATctgttagaaatattatatcttttatctttcagttagtttgttactatttattatttgtattttgggcttatcccatattttttttctattataaatagagaaccctatgtgtgtttaacacaagggagattaatcccatatataattttcactatatttaacatggtatcagagcatgTTTTCTGATATCTTCCGGTGGTCTTTGCTGTCTGCCGGCGGCCGGCCGTCATGGTTGTCGGCAGCCCCTAAATATTTCATaagattcattttctcttcttcttaaatctcAGCACCCAGAATCAAAGAGACAAGTCTCCTGGGAACCACTGCCTCCTCTGAATCATCGgacctccctctctctgttTAGACCTTCCGGAGTAGCCATTGTTGCCATCGACGTCTGTCTTCTTCTTGCCGCATGCTTCCACATCTTCGGACCTCCTTCTTCTTTCTGCGTAATTTGTCGTAGAGGGTTTCGCCTCTGTATTGCTGTTCTTGCCTTGTTCTTCCTTTCTTATTGTATTTGCCGCACAGATCTGTTGCGTTTATTGCATCCTTCTCCgttgctctccttcatccacttctgaagttgaagtgtttattgcctccttctcggctgctctccttcatccacttctgaagttgaagtatttattgcctccttctcggctgctctccttcatccacttctgaagttgaagtgtttattgcctccttctccgctgctctccttcatccacttttgaagttgaagtgtttattgcctccttctccactgctctccttcatccacttttaaagttgaagtgtttattgcctccttctccactgctctccttcatccacttttgaagttgaaagtttcacaagctgctgttTGTTCATTGAGATGTGATAACCCATCTTTCcttgcctcacactcttgaagacaaatcatctagttcaaaATCAAGTTCAATTATttcaagcttggttcatacaatttgtatgttccagcttgagggggagtgttagaaatattatatcttttatctttcagtttatctttcagttagtttgttattatttattatttgtattttgggcttatcccatatttttttctattataaatagagaaccctatgtgtgtttaacacaagggagattaatcccatatataattttcactatatttaacataCTTTAGAACAAGATATTTTtggatataatatataatagtatgacatataatttatttaattaaatttcatatgTTTTTTAAGAGAATATGAACAATTTCTAATATTTCAGtagtaaaaaatagaaaataataacaacTTATTATATGGgtgtagtttatttataataagagatgcaatgatatttttgtaataaccATCAAATTGATAATGTGAGttgaaattataattgatatttgggaacaattataataacaagttatttaatctcaaatttaatttcaactAATATGGTAATCTAACCTTTTGTTTTTCTAACTTCAAACTCTcttatatcttttctttttttccaacAATAAACTTTCCTTTTCTAACTCTAATCTTGTTTGTATTACGAGCTCGTCAATTTGGGATTTGtggttgtgatttatttttcatcattagTGTTTTGCTATCTTCATTTCTTCATGGTTGTGATTTGTTCTCcatctcatattttcttcttGTCAATTCATGATTCGTGTTTTATGTTGGTGCTCATATTCAATATTAAGATGTTGTGTATCATTGGTGTTCATCTAGGTATTAACCATCCAATCTACTTGTTTGGATTATAAAATGTAATGCCTACATTATTATGGCTATTCCAAATTAGGGATAACCTTctaattcaataaattaaacaatttaaagttGATTAGAGCAAATTAAAGTTGATATTGATTTTGGATACAAAATAATTGCTTACTTAATCTTGTTAGCTCGCGTTTTGCAGAATGGTTATGTTTGTGGATCATTTGTGTCtatctaaaatttattaagtaataaGAATTTAGTTTAATAGGATTGTTTCATTATAGAATTTAGTTCAGtattaaacattaattaattattaatatttttaatgttttatgtagaacatagaaaaaatttgggttaaatatgtttttagtacCTAAATTATCaaacgaatttgtttttagtccttctTTGAAAGTAATGTACATTTTAGTCATCCTCCTTAagaaaaccttaatttttggtcATCCAAAACTAACAACGTTAAAAACCAACTGATGTGGCTAACGTTTGGCCATGTGTGTTCACAACTTTTTCTAACTCATCGACGGGTACCTATTGGAGATAGCTTCCGACGCAAATATCAAGCTAGAGAAGTTCTACAATTTCGCCATCTCGCTTGCAAGACTCTTCCAATGTGCCAAGAGTTAGAAGGAAGGTTGTGAACACATGTGGCTAGATGTTAGCCACATTAGCTGGTTTTTAACGCTGTTAGTTTTAGAggacaaaaaattaaagttttcttAAGGAGgtggactaaaatgtaccttactttgaaagagagactaaaaacaaattcacttgataatttagaaactaaaaacatatttaacccaaaaaactaatagcattttttttcctaaaaattGTGTTTACAAAT
The Vigna angularis cultivar LongXiaoDou No.4 chromosome 5, ASM1680809v1, whole genome shotgun sequence genome window above contains:
- the LOC108339364 gene encoding protein ALP1-like; amino-acid sequence: MGPEAFISLCEGQLESEFLTQPSGDEVHPYVLNNNRFYPYFKDCLGAIDGTHVRVRVPRTDAPRFRGRKDWPTQNVFAACDFEMNFTYVLAGWEGTTSDSRILKNALDRDDLLVIPQGKYYLGDAGFMLKSTVMTPYRGVRYHLKEFTRRGPQNACELFNHRHSSLRNVIERTFGLLKKRFPIIASSTEPHYGLETMTDIILACCILHNFIRGVDNDDPLLNEVDNELNEREEHNVSSSQVREDDYRVGSTIRDAIADEMWRDYQNS
- the LOC128196720 gene encoding uncharacterized protein At2g29880-like; protein product: MDRGKGTTIESSAGTREFIKWTEDMDARLLHSMIKETRLGNRIDGIWTTQAYNNMVQYLHSCGYVNVSKNNVKNRQKVLKDRWCEVHDIFGGLSGFGWNAVTMRFEAEDEVWADLIQSRPSATKWRVNSIRHYDLMVELWATDRATGSGVRTAR